The genomic DNA GGGGTTTTTACACTCTGCTTTGgaatgggctggggaagggctgtTGGATCCAATGTCTGGGAAAGTCCCAAATAGGggagaggggtttggagggttggGACACTGACCCCCACCTCACATCCCTGCCCATTGGTTGAGGGCTGAATTCCATCCTCCCCTGCACTTGCTTTGTTCCCAACACAAAGTCCATTCATTCAGACTTTGTGTGAGATTGGAGTGAACTTTCCCTTATTTAAAGAGCATAAAATGTAGCAACATAGTAATACAAAAATTCACCTTCAGGGTAAATGTacgctctctcccagtgctgaagCACAGAATGGGATATTGAAAGCATCGGGATGTGAGGGCTATGTACCAACACATGGATTTGTTTCCTTTCCAGCATGAAATTCCTCTTGCCACCCAGTGTTTCTACCTTTCACCTTATCTTTCAAAATGCCCTTAATtgttgatgcttttttttttttaaatggactctTCCCTTTACCAGCTTAATGTTTTTAGATGtcttaacattttgaaaatggatttttgaacctgtaaattttatttatatgcaCATAGAGCACAATAAACATGTCAGGATCCAGCCTTCAGTGGTGTGTCCTTGAGTATACATAGTTCCTTCTGCTTCAACTGATGATCCAGCAGACCATTCCCCTCTCAGATCCCTCTGGAAGGCTTAGTGCTGCCAAGACGTCTGTAAGAATTGGGTTGAGTTATTCAGGTATCCTAAAAGCCACACATTTTTGCTTCATGGTTCTGCGCCCTCTTCTTTGCCAAGTAACTATTGCTCTTAACCCATTCCTCCTTTGTTGTTCCATTAATCTTTGTTTCATCATGTATGAACGTAGTTGTAAACTTGTGGCATGGGCCATGTCTTATTAATACCCAGGTGCCTAGCATGCTTTTGGTTGCTGTCAAATCTTTAGATTAGCCATCCGCAATTTGTTCTGTAAAAATCATGGTGAGAAGAATTTAAATTAGGTTTAGCTGACTTCACACTCCAAATATGATTCTGAGCTCATTCATCTGAGGCCAGCAAAGGTACCTTGTTAACCTCTCTTTGTGTGTATACAGAGCTCAAGTGTCTTAACCATAttacactggctactcacagtaAGTTCTATAAATTGATAACATCTAGCAAGATGATTTTATAGTACAAAGTGCAGTTATGAGCACTAAAGTAGGTTAATTCCATTTTAGATCCACTGTCAGAAATTGCTAATGATTAAAACTTGTTGCTAGTAGAAACTGAAAGGGAAAGGTCTGGCTTGCCACGATCCGGGATCTTTGACAGCAGTTAGCTCCGCAGCAATACTTCTCAGCCCCAAAAGGTGGTTCTGTGAGAGCAAGGATGGAGCCAACACCTTATTTCCAAAGCAGAATTCCCAAGTGTTTCCTCTTGCTTTTGTTTCAGGATCTTCAAACCTCTGGCAGCTTGGCCTAGGCATGGCTGTCTTCAGCAGTAGTAGTTCCATAGTGTTTTGGAAGCCTTACCTGGCCCTCTGCATGCCTGATGGAGCTGGCACCATGTGCTTCAGTTTGAGACTGGCTTTCGGGAGACTTTCTGGAGGTTGTGGTGGTGGTTGAAACACGGAGGAAGGGAGATGGTTATTTATTACCTGTAGTGTGGTAGCCCTGTCCTAGACTTGGCAATGTATATACATGGAACaaggtccctaccccaaagagttcacaatcaAGGTTTGAAATTTAGGTTGAAACCCAGAAGGGACTTGCCCTTGTTGCTTCATAGAcaggtcataagaacataagaacggccagactgggtcagaccaaaggtccatccagcccaatatcctgtctaccgacagtggccaatgccagatgccccagagggagtgaacctaacaggtaatgatcaagtgatctctctcctgccatccatctccaccctctgacaaacagaggctagggacaccattccttacccatcctggctaatagccattaatggacttaacctccatgaatttatccagttctctttgaaaccttgttatagtcctagtcttcacaacctcctcaggccagGAGTGCTACAGGCTGTCCAAAAGCACCTTCTCCAGACAGGTACTTCATCAGCACCCCGAAAATCCCACCCTCCGCACACTGGGACTCGACTCCCAGCAGTTTGCGCTGTAAAACAGAGCGATCAGACCTGACCCTCCGCTCCCAGGCAGAGACTTTCTTCTCCAGCTCCTCTATAACCAAGTTGTTATAATCTGCCATGATCCTATCCCTGTGCCGAGGCTTTGAGAAACTGCTtcactctcccccccaccacacacacacagcccgccccctttccccttcttccagctctgggagggcaggtgCAGGTCTCCGGCTGGGATAACTGGGGCAGGCAGGATCTGGGGGCGGCGTGGGGTGGGTGGGACTAGAGCCGCGGGCGCGTTATCCCCTCCCACTCCTACTCTTAGCTCCTGGAGCCAAGTTCAAATGCTGGGACCCAGCTGGGGCAGGCGAGGGAGCGGCAGGGGCACCGGTTGAGACAGGTCCCCTGCGCCGGGCATCCTGGAGCTTGGAGGGACCGTACGGGACCATGCAGCTGGGCGCCTCGCCTCCCTCCCCGGGCCTTTGCAGATGTGGGGATCGGCACCGCGAGCGATAAATGGTGAGtgtcccggggggagggggggggatttgatcCCAGCCAGCGGCAGCTGCCACCTGGAAGTTTGCGCCCGGGGGGGCTGAGAGGGCATTTTGGGACCATGTGgggtcccgtcccccccgcaTAGGAGAAGCACCGATTCCAGCTAGATCCAGGAGAAGGGACTGGAAATTCCCACTCCGCACCGGCCCCCAGGGACTGTTCCTGTCTAAACCCCGCTCGCCACGGGCCAGACTTTCCTGTAAATGGTCCCGCTTTGCAGCAGCGGCTGCTTGTTTCTGGAAAGGGCAGGATCTTCCCCCGTCCTGGGGCTGGCTCATGGCTGGAGCCCGGTCATTGCACGGAGCCAGCGTGGGCGTGTGTagatgcttgggggggggggggggggctcgtcCCAGCTCTGTGGAAAGCATCAGCCTCCTGGTGTGGTCGGGGGCAGCCGGGCCAGGGAGAGAGACCCTTTTGCAGGGGGGATAAACTCCTAGCCCTGAAGTGTATAAAAATCAGCGCACTGGCGGAGGGGGGAAAGCTCTGTCCTTAATTAGCAGTGTGTTGAAATCGATTTCCTCCGGGCTTGTCTGCCAGGTTTAAGGCAGAGCCAACCAGACCCCTTCTGCCCTCCAAGATACCCAAAGCGACAGGGGTCATCAGGACAGTGCAAGCCAGGACACCGTGTGGGGACCAAAGTGATTTCTGCTGGAGCACATCTGTGCCTCTGAGTTTAGAGCATGTGCCACCAGGAAGTGCTCTATCAATACTGGTGATTTCCCTTATCTGTCACTGTTTGCAAGAGGATTAAAGCCAGGAAAGAAAAGATTAGCTCCCTCAGGCATATGCAAAGCACAATTTAATACCTGAGTTTTTCTACCCAGTTCACAGACCTGTTCTTAACCTTACAAATCACTCCTGGTCCTTCCATGGAAGGAGGTGACTTCTAAACCCAGAATGAACTTTTCCTGGATGCCACTAACAAATATTAAGTGATGCCAATTTTGAAaggatgttgtgtgtgtgtgtgtaaggggggCAGGGGCCCAAACCTTCAAACTGTCATGGAGAGAGAATTAGTAATCCCCAGGCATGTGAATTAACTACAATAACTTTTTCCACCTCTGAACAGTGCCAATTACTAAGAGAAAACAGTTCTCATGATTTGTTCATTAGAGTCTTCCTTCCACAAGTGTGTATCTCTTATGGGCACCCCTCCATCAGGCTGGTCACGTGAGTTGTGAGAATTGCAGGTCATAGCCTTTGAGAGTGTAGCCAGCCTGTCTTTTTAATGGCAGACTGTGTTTCTTCACATATTAAGGACTGAAAATGTAGTACCCGTCCCAGCTGCTTGGAAATGGTGCTCTGTTCCGGAATTTGATATTTATGGAAAGAGTCCTTTACTTAATAGTTCAAGTGAAATTGCATGGCCTTCTTTCCTCTGTGGGGAAGCCTTCCTGAGTAGCAACCCTTAGACTTTGGCCGGTGTCTGTGTGGAAAGGGATATTCCGTTTGCAGCGAAGCTGGCATTTTGATGAATGTCTTTGAGCGTTATTTATCTCTTCTGTGCTGCCTGGTTTGAAGTTTGCTCTGGAGTGATATCTCCCTTCTCTTGGGGAAATGTACAGAGAAAACAAAGCGGTGCAATTGGCGTATCTGAGAAGATTCTGCCACACCCAAATAGAAATTCCACTCCCTTcgctggggcagagggaagtaaacctagaccattccttgACGCGTCTGAGGATCATTGATTTTTCCAAGACAGGACAAGCACTGAGATAAAATTTATTTACTTCATCCACTCAACAGTCTCAGATATCAAAGCTTTGGCTTCAGTGCTATGCCACGGCTGGCTTCAGTGCTGCGTGGAAAGCCTGAAGCCTGAAGGTTTGACTAGGGATCCGTGCTGCACCAATGCAAGCAGAGATCTGTGTAGGCTatttccccgcccccatttaGCCATCAAGAGCGTCTGTTTCGTTCCTGTGTGAGACCCCTGAGCACCTGGATTAAAGGAACTTTTTGAAAAGCTGGAACACGCGCAGAACAATTGCACAAGAGACCATGTCTCACTGGATTTTATTGCTCCTGTATTTTATATTCagcacctttttaaaaatgtgacaaaATAGGCTTCCCACACAGCAGCCATTCTTCTGCCAATTCAGGCCTCCTCTGTCCCTATGCACCATCCTGACAGCTGCCCCCAGTTTTGTTTGGACACATAAAAACACCTCTCCGAGGATTGAGACGCTGTTGCCATTAATTCTAAATGAAGTCTTTGGATTTGCCCCTGAAATGGCCGGGAACCATCCGACCTAAGACTGCATCTCTCCCATGACTGAAGCCCCTTTGCTCTAAAAGGAGAAGGAAGTGCTGGCAGCGTGTTCTCCAGGAGGGCCTCTCGGCTTTGGAGTCTCCTCTCCCCTGATCTGATAAAGTCCAGATCTGTCGGGAATGCTGCACAACCTGATTAGCTGACCCAGGGACATGTATTCCCGAAGGATACCTTATTTATACTGTAGTCCAATGTACTCTTCATGCTTTCCACTTCTTACATAGGAGCTCCCCATATGCACTTCTGGAGTCCACGCTGACCCCTCCCTGTTCAGCCGACCATGCAGCTTTTAAACCACACAAGCGGAACCAGCGTCCTTTCAGCCTGAAAGGCGAAGGGAAGGCAGGTCTCCCGTGCTGCAGCTGCGTTGTTCTTTCCCATCTAGATTCTCCCCAGGACTCTCCTTTGTgctgttctgctgctgctgcttgtatCGGTGCTGAGCAAGGGCAAGGCGAAGTGCAGCATTGTGGAAATCCTGCGGCAATACCAAGCCGTGATCTTCGATGAGCTCCAGAACCTGGTGAGTGGAGCGGACAGTCCCCGGCGGGTGGGCGGGCGGGTATACAAATGTAGCTATCTGGCCATGTGGCACGGGTTGTCTTAGACTGTGTCGggcctttggagcagggaccgtGGTTCCGCTGATGTGGGTACAACGCCCAGCAGAATAAGGCGTCCATCCTACCTGGGCCTTTAGGCATTGCTGGAGTATAACAGTGTTCCCTGCGAATGGGAAGAGTGTACCAAGAGTGCCACTGGAATTCAGCTGCCAAGGCGACAgcaaactccccacccccatgaaaaGTGCCAGGAGATTTTTGTAAGGGGCACTGTCCCCCCATCAAGCCAGCCATAGAGCTTCAAGGGGTGCTCTGCTCAGTTCCGTGGGTCTCTCTCCCCAGCGCATATTGCTTGTGCTGTGCACAGAGCGCGGGATAGTAACTTCAGGGGAGCCGGGGGGAAAGGCCCAAAGCTGATCAGCTTGCAATCCTTTTATTTTACACAGAAAAACTTGACTCGATCTGCTGAAACCCCAAGGAGGGGGAGAGCTGGCCTAGCCTGCCTCTCTAACAAGGTAAATGCTTTCTCTGCAACGtgctttgggggtgtgtgtgtgtgtgtgtgtgtgtgtgtgtatgtgtgtgtgtgtacaccagcaTCCTGTACTAGATGAAATCAGGACTACTCAACTGTGTGTCATCAGCCCTGTACCGCTAGCTAACAGCCAGTACTTCCCTTTAGCTCAGTGAGCACTGTCTGTGTATGTGGAACAGGGTGACGTGGGTTCTCTTCCTGTTTTCACACAGGTTTGGCCATTGAATGGGTGTGAGAAAGAGAGTGGGGGCTGAGATGTGAGTCTGTACAATACTGGGTCACACCAGGCGATCCTGCAGTGCACGTAGGCAGGCCGTTTGTCTGGTTTTAAGCTGCAGAGTCTTCTTCTTGGGTGGTTTGTTCCCTGTCCGGGACTGAGACAAAATCAGAGGTGGTTTTGTCCAGTATCGAACAGGGAATGACATTTTGGAGAGCgcactgctccccccgccccgctgtgCATGCGAGGCCACGTGGCAAGGCTGGACCGGCACGCCCTTCAAAATGGCGTCATCTGTGCAACGTGACCTCATTCATGCCATGCGTGCGAGGTTCCCCCAGCAGGGGTGGAGCGGTGCGCTCCTCAAAATGGCGTCTGCAGCGCGACTTCCTATGCCCCACGTGCGCAAGGTCGCACCGGTGGGGTGGGCCCACGCCATTCCAGAAGTACAGGAAAGCCAGGTGTTGTGGGAATGCGAGAGTGGCCATCCAAACTGCCCAGCAGTGACTAACTCTCATGCCATGGCCACTCGGCATTTCGTGGCAGCAGAGACATGGCCAAATTGTGACTGGCGCTCGCTCTCGAGCCAGTTCGACACACTCCCCTAGCTAGACAAAGCCCAGCCACAAGTGTCTGAgacataggctaggtctacactacggggggtcgacctaagatacgcaacttcagccacgtgaatagcgtagccgaagtggcgtattttaggtcgacttacctggctgtgaggacggcggcgagtcgaccactgccgctctgccgtcgactccgcttccgcctcttgccgcggtggatttccggagtcgacggcagcgcaatcagggatcgattttatcgcgtcttcactagtaagtcgatccccaatagatcgattgctccccgccgatccggcgggtagtgaagacgtgccctaacaGAAGTTCCAGTCCCACTCTTGACCCTGGTGGGACAAGTCTGCAGGCAGTGTTGTCCCTGTGCTGTACACCAGGGCACCGCAGAGCTCCGTGGCTACAGCAGGGGATAGAACTCGAAACCCTGGGACTCCGAACTGCCATTTGCTATTGGAGCAGTTACGATTCCatccaggaggaggcagtagaaCGCAGGCACACTAACCAGTTCAGTGCGCTATGTGCCCTTTTGCTTTCGCACGGTTTACTGCTCACACCTGAGGATTTTGCTGTTTGCTCTGTTCTGAGTTCCTGCCCCGCCGCTTTTGTGTAGCTAAAAAGCCCTCGGGTATTAGCTACACAAAAGCTGCGGGGCAGGAACTCAGAACAGAGCAAACAGCAAAATCCTCaggtgttaataataataattaatatattattattattattttattaacacCTGAGGATTTTGCTGTTTGCTCTGCCCCGCAGCTTTTGTGTAGCTAATAACTGAGGGCTTCTTCTTTTGTATTCAAAcaaggggaagtgtgtgtgtgtgtgtgtggcggggggggggatcatCAAAAAAGGGAAATGGATGTGCCCATGACCTGCCCTTtgagggaaaggctgcaggtcTCTTTagcagctggggtggaggggagcctgCTGGACGGCAGCAGCGCTAACGTGGCGGTGCAGGTGGATGGGCAGCAGGTAACACTTGTATCACTTGCACGGTGACACTGCCTGTGGCCACAGCCTCATGCCTTGTTCCCCAAGCGGTCAGCAGAACAGCGGCCCTAAGCTGTAttctagtggggggagggattttttttgGGCAGGGTTGGGCGACGACTATATTTTAGGGCACTATTTACTCCAGTGATCTAAGACGCTGGGACCCCGAGGTTGTCTTAAGCTACCGCTGGCTCCTCTACTTAACCATAGAGCTTTCTGCTTGAGTTGGCTCTGCACATCTGGATTTTGCATCTTTCTTTGTTCAGGAGCAGAAAATCCTGCTGTCTATCTCCACCATGAGCATGTCTCTCAGGAACATGGTCAGAGGCCCCTGGAGGAATCCTGAAGTGGTGGCTGTGATGCAGGTGGTCAGCAACACGGAGTCTGTGACCAAACAGAACTGCAAGAAAATCCACAAGGTCAGGGCTTGCTTTTCTCTTCTGCCATGCAGCTGGCACAGTGCAAAAAATAGCAGCCATTCATTAAGAAGTTTAAGTGTTGTAaccttgttggtcccaggatattagagagacaaggtgggtgaggtaatgtcttttatgggaccaacttctggtggtgaaagagTCACGTttttgagctcttcttcaggtctgtacaAGCGCAAAAGTGTATCTCTTTCACCACCAGacgttggtccaatcaaagatattacctcaccccccttgtctTTGTTGGGCAGCACATGCAGGCCTGGGGCAAGATCCAGGGTCTCCCCAGaaatcaggggtggctctatgtcttttgccgccccaagcatggcagtcagacagcctttggtggcatgcctgcgggaggtccgccagtcccatgctttcggcgtacccgccgccgaattgccgcgggaccggcggacctcccgcaggcatgctgccaaaggcagcctgactgccaacCTACAGGGACCAGCAGGCCAacctccgcggcttcccgccccaggcacgcagttggtgcactggtgcctggagccgcccctgccagaAATGATGCCTTCGAACTGTCACTGAGCTGTTCTGTTGTCTGAAATGAATTCCCTGCGGGAGAACCCTGGGGAAACCCCAAGCTGATCGCCACCCTCTCCCTATCTGGCACTAGTGCTGGGTTCATTAACGGACACTCTTCACCTGGGAGAGTCGCGGGGGAAAGCCCAAGCTGAGGGAATCCATTCGGATGTTTGATGCCCTTGTGCAAGACTCTGCCGAGGAGCTCAGGTTACCTGGCACAATCTCAGGAAAtccccggctccgccccctcctccacccaattTGTCAGAGTTGGAAGTTTTGCCTTGGGACGTTCCACCAGGTTGGAACGCACCCACCCTCTCTGGAGAGTGATACTTGATGGTACAACCCCACACCTCACAGGTGGCTTCTCTCCTGTACGGCCAGATGTGCACATGCGCGTGAGTGTCCAGGTATCCAGCAGAGCGCTCGCAACCCCCTGGgaagtgtgtgttacaggtcccacaccctcaccagtgggttacatgcATGCTTGGGGACCCCCATTTTCCAGTGctatccccctccccactgcttttCCCCACATGCTCCTGGGGTACGAACAGCCCTGAACTGGTCTCTGTCCTGTTCGGCGTCTGTATCTAGGCCCTGGTTTTCATTGCTGcgactgtttttctttctttgcatgcTAACAGAAGAGTCTGTCAACAGCTACAGAGAAACCGCGACACAGAGGCCAGGgcaacaggagaaagcagctgAAGGTGATAGCGCGAACAGTGGAAAACTTGGTCACCTGCTGGGAGAAGCTGTTCTCTCTCCACTCAAAGGACTGGGACACATAGGGTCAGTAGGAAGCAGTGTATGGTGCTCTCCCCATGGGTGCTGAGTACCTGGGATTGTACCACCACCTCCGTACTAGCCAGTAAGCAACACTGATTTCCTGGAAACTCCTTGCCTTCTGATTTCTTGGTTCTGCCATTGGGTGAAGCAGGCGGTGCTGGGGCAGGCTTTCCATTGCATC from Malaclemys terrapin pileata isolate rMalTer1 chromosome 12, rMalTer1.hap1, whole genome shotgun sequence includes the following:
- the C12H20orf204 gene encoding uncharacterized protein C20orf204 homolog, which encodes MILPRTLLCAVLLLLLVSVLSKGKAKCSIVEILRQYQAVIFDELQNLKNLTRSAETPRRGRAGLACLSNKEQKILLSISTMSMSLRNMVRGPWRNPEVVAVMQVVSNTESVTKQNCKKIHKKSLSTATEKPRHRGQGNRRKQLKVIARTVENLVTCWEKLFSLHSKDWDT